The DNA region ACAGGTACTCTCCAATCATCGTCTGGGTGATGGCCTGGATCATGCGAGGGTCCGTGTTGGGACCCAAGCCAGACGTGTCATAACCGCCCTCGGGGTGAATGTTGAATCGAGTGTCGACCTCGGATGCGAAGGATGAAATAGAGGACTTGCGGCTGCGGGCTGTCATTCTCGACGGCGAATGGACTTCGGGCATCTCGCGAATCGATCCATTCTTGTGAGCACGTGGTGTGGGAGTAGCACGACCACCGTTACCAGCAGCACCCGCGGGTGACAAGGGGCGTCTATGCGTGGGAGTCCGTGGGCGCATGGCAGAGGCGGGGAACAGTGGCGGTGGCATGCTGTTGATGGTTTCCTGACCGCCGCCCGAAGAGTTGGTCCTCGCAGCCTCGATGGCTTCTTTGTGGTTGGCTGGCAGGGGCGGGACAATGTCCTCGGCGGAGCTCCTGATGCTAGCAGAGCTGCCTGGCCTCCTAAGAAGTACGGCATCAATAGGCTCAGTGACAATGTCGGTAGCAGCCTTGCCCTTCGACCGCAGCGTGCTGTCGAAGCTGCCCTGGCGGGCCCGGTTAATGCGAACCGTGGATGGGGTGCCCATACTGAGATGTGAGCTGGAGCGTTCAAGATCGTCTGGCGGAAGAGATTGCTGGCTATTTGCCAGGAGCAACTGGTCAATGGCCTCGGATGTCAATGTTGTCTGAACGCCCTGATCGGCAGTAAGCACGGGCTGCTTCTGCGCGGGCTGCTCCTCTGACGCCTGAGCATCCTGCTCCTCGCCGTCCGTGCCACGGGGAATGATGAACGCATTTCTCTTGGGGCTGCGTCCCTCGCTTGGCTCGGTTTGCAGTGACTGGATCGCAGAAATGGTGAGCGGCGGGAGGATGGACTTGGGCTCCTCTGGCTCAACCgggtcaacaacaacttgaGAGCTGATGGCCGAAATAGACAAGAGAGGAGCTGGAACCTCGGGAGCCTCGAGAGGCTCCACAGTCTGCGACTGAATGGATGCCAGGGACAAGGCAGGGGGAGGGACGACTGGCTCTTCGCGCGGCTCGACATCCAAAGTCTGCCGAACGGATGAAAATGAGAGGACCGGCAAAGGCGTCTCGCGAGGCTCGACATCCAATGCCGCAACAGCTGACAAAGACAGCGGCGGACGGACCGCCTCAACAGGTTCGACAGCACAAGCCTGAACGCTTGACAGGGAGAGCGCCGGCGCAGGCGGCTCCTGAGGTTCAACATCCCAGGTCTTGAGCGTCGATATGGAGAGCGCAGGAAGGGGCACTTCGCGGGGCTCAACGTCCTGGGACTGAATAGGGGCAAGACCCAATGCGGGCGCAGCCGGCTCTGGCTCCTGGCGAGGCTCGACGGCCTCTGACTTGATAgacgagaaagaaagaggaggcGAAGCGGGCGCCTCGAGCTTTGTCTCTACACTGCGTGCTGCAACGACAGGAACAACTGCCGGGGCTGGGAGGTCGAATGGCTGCTCCACTGGCTCGACATCTTCGGCCACGATGCTGGCGAATGACAGAAGAATGGGGGATGGCGGAGCTGTTGgctcgacctcctccgcgcAGATTGTCGACATGGACAGAGGAACAGGCTCTGGCTCTGGGGCCTCGATAGGCTCGAAATCATGGTAGGCATGTACGCTCGAGATGGAGAGCGCCGCCGGTGTTGGCACCACCTCGGCAATAGGCTCCACCGCCGTCGACAAGACAGCCGAGAAGCTGAGAGGCGCAGGAACCGGCTCAGGTTCGGGAACGGGCTCAACGTCATGGAAAGCATGGacggaagagagagagagaaccgCAGGGGTAGGCTCGGGCTCTGCAATTGGCTCGATTTGCTCACCAAGAACTGCCGAGAGCGATAGGGGAGCTGGAACAACCTCCGGCTCCGAAACTGGCTCGATATCCAGAGAAGCAGTGGCAGGCACACTCAGAACTGGTGGCACAGGAGCCACGGGCTCGACGTTCTGAGACAAGACTGGTGCAAAAGTGAGCTTCGGCGGAGGCACCTCTGGCTCTCGCACTGGCTCCGTGTGCTGTGTCAAAATGGTAGACAAGCTCAGCGAAGGGGGCGTTGGAAGAAGCTCGGGCTCAATGACAGGCGCAATGTCTTCCGACTGGATGCTTGAAAGGCTCAAAGTCTGCGGTGGGACGACAACGGGAGTGGGGAGCAGAGCACGCTGCCGAGGTGAGGTCGAAGGAGATGGGAATTGCGCAGGCCTGTCTTCCGCATCCGAATCATGCTGGACGCTGACATCGCTGTACGACATGACCGATGCCGGCCGGCCCTGGTTGAGTTCGCTTCCCAGCCATTGACTGGACTTTCTGGGGCCGATGACAGATTCCACAGACGTGTGAGGTCCGATGACAGACTGCATAGACCTCTTAGGTCTAACAACAGACTCCATAGATCTCTTGGGCCCAATGACAGACTCCATAGATCTCTGACGGGCAATCACAGACTCCATCGTTCTTGGACGACTCCGCTCCATGTGAATGACACTTGGTGGAGCCGAGATTGAGCCCTCCCCATCACTGAGCACGCCAGACTCAACAAGGTCACGAACGTCCACTGGCTCTGTCATCATCCCACTGTCGACCATGGTCACCCTCTTGATCGGCATCCTCGGGACATCGGGAGCTGGCGAGAGATGGCCTCTGATCACGCTGGCGGGTGTGGCAGGCGTCATGGAACGGAGACTGCGGGCGGGGGTGCCACCGTATGAATCTTCATCGCTGTTATCCATGTTGTTCAACTCGGCAAACAGGCTCTGCTGAGGCGTTGCCGTGATGCTACCGCGATGAACGGGGGCGCCGAGAGGGCTGCTCTGTGCGGTAGACGGATCTTCACTAAGCTGCCGTTGACGTTGGCTCATGGATCCACGGTTCATGCGTGTCCGCATCCGCTGGGCAGGGTTCGCAGATGGTGATCTCACGTCCACGTAGCCATACTCCTCGTCGCTCGAAGTTGACGCCGTGCTGTCGAACGAGTACGAGTCTTGGCTTGCgggcaaaggaggaggacgcctTATCGACTCTGCACCCCGAGCTGGCCTCGGCCCGGATTCTGTCTCGGTTGCCGTGTCCTCGGATTCGTCCGTGGTGATGTTCTCAAGACCAGTCTCAAAGTCTTCCGTTTCGGTCGTCTCAGTGCCCCTTTCGTGGGCAGTCTCGAAAGCCTCGCTGGCCTCAGTCGCGGTGTCGAAGCCACCCTCGTGAGCCGTCTCGAAGTGATCGCTGCTCGATTCCTGGATGGTACCGATATTGAGGTTGGGTATCCGAGAGCTTGAGCCACGGAACGGATTCGTCCGAGGAGAGGGCGCTTCGGAAACATCATCCCAGTCAGGGTCTTCCACCACTTCGATTCTGCTCGGTCGGTGGCCACCCAACTGCGTGACCTTGAAGTtcggcttcttggcctcccTGGCATCAAGCTTGCGGTTCTTCTTGGGCGCCGGGTGAGGATCGCTTCTCAGCTTCTCGACCTCATCGCGGGCATCCTGGAGCATGCGCTTCAGCTCCAGCTTTTCGGTTTTCTCGCGATGGATGTTGGTCCTGAGAGTCTGGATGGTACGTTGAGCATGGCCGAGAGAAGTCTTGAGAGTTTCGGTCTCGAGTCCGGAGTGGCGAGGTGTCATTTTCAgaggcgaaggaggcggtgACTGCTCGGGGCCGGTGTTTCTGTCGCTACCGGAGTTGCGATCCTCATCACTCACACCACGAGTGGATTCCCGCTCCAGCATCCTGCCCCGCTGGGCTGAGAACGCCTTGGCTAGCTCCTGATTCTGGCTTGTGAGTTCGTCGACCCTCTTCTGAAGCGTCAAGCGTTCCGATTCGAAGGATACCGCACTGCGCCGGCTGGTGCCAAGCTCGATCTCGAGATTTCTGATAGCTGCCGagtgcttctcctcctgcttggccATGCtatccttgacctcctccagctctcgCTGGGTGGCGTTCTTTTCGGATTGCAAAGCAGCCAAAGCCTGcgtgagcttcttctcgcGCTCCGCAGCCTCCTTCTGCGATGCCATGAACTCGTGGATTTGCGTCTCGAGGTTCCAGTTCTCATCCTTGTATCGGGACTCGCTCTCGTCCAGGCTTTTGATGTGTTGTTGGAAGCCTTCGGCCTCGAGTTCAAGTCTCGCCCTGTCCGCCTTgctctccttgagctcctcttctctctccgACAGAAGGGCTTGAAGATTTCGAACTTGTGCAATCAACGAGGTACTGATTTCGGCAGCGAATTCGATATCGTGGATCCGACTGGCAGGCTGATTGCGCAACTTTCGATTGGGGACACTGAACTtggtgggagatggggtcGCCAACGTTTCGAACTTGGAGGGGCTCACAGAACGCTAGAAACAAGAATCAGTCCCGTGCTCGAGAGACGAGAACATCTGGCACAACATACCCTCCCAGCCTTGCCCTCGGCGGCATAAGGCGACCCTTGAGAATCACTGCTGGGAACCCTCTGCTTTGGAAGCAAAGCACGCGCACTGTCCCTCGCCACCTCACTGTAATCCTTCTCGATATCCAGGAGTCTTTGACGCAGGTCGGGATCAAGTTCGGCTTCCGATTGCAAACGCTCCACCTCCCGAAGCTTTTCCGTGAGCTCCTTCTGCTGTTGTACAAGTGCGGTACCCAGCTTTCCAGCTTCCTCCATTCGCCGTTCGGTATCCCGCAGATGGGCCTCAATGGCGCGTTTTGTTTGCTCGGCCGAAGCGCCGGGAGcaagggcgaggaggtggccATCGAAGTTGGAATGCCGAAGATGTGTCGGGCCGGACGGACTTATGACGAAAGGGTCAGCAACCTCTCCGGGACCCAAAGCCTCGACGGGCTTGTCAGATGCAACCGAAGTCGCCATGATGCCCGAGAACACCCTCGGACAGGCAGGCCCCAAAGATTCGGGGCTTTGCCTGCTCGCAGCACCGCCAAACTGTGTACGGTagtggtttgttttgttgggatGCACGAAGCAACGTCACCTATTCCTCCCTTGCTCTGTTGGACATCAATCGGATCTCGATCGGTGGCGCGTGGTGGCCAGACCCAGCTGCCGTAGTAAAACGTTAAAAGAAGagctttttttattttattttattttttttttaaaaaaataaaaaaaaataaaaaaaaaacaaggtTCGGCagcgggtggtgttgaagtgGTGTGAAATAATAGAAGCCCCGGATTCCGTAGGTCGAATTGGGCAAAGAAGACAAGTTAGAGACAATTAATAAGGAAGTAGTGGCAGTAGGAGCTGAAATGGCGTATCGCAAACGAAGGAGAACCAGAAACCGAGAGACGGcggaaaagagggaaaggaaCACGTCGGTAGGattggtgggtggtgatggtggtgcagTGGCGGCCGTGAggtgttttgtttctgaGAGTATGTTCGAGTGTGTGGGCGGATTTACGCGACACGAGGCGGACAGTCAGACAGACAGATGGGTATGTAGCGCATACCCCCAAAGGAGGATTGTGTACAATAGTAAGTCCTAGGTCGGCCTGAGCtctgttgatgttgaggggTCAATTGATCGGAACGCGCGCGCACACCGAGGCTTAGCAAatcaaacaacaagaacaaccaAAAAtccagcagctgcagcaaAACAGGCCAACGTCGCGCAACACAATCAAGATTGGCGACGGTCGTCTGCAGAGTGGAGGATGGGCGAATTAGGAAAAAGGTAAtagcaaaaaaaagaagaaaaaaacaaaaagaaaaaaaaaataaggtCGGATTGACGGCGACGACAGCGGTGGGGGCGATAGAGGGAGAGACTGGGTGAATCCAGCAGCGAGGGAGACAGGAATCTGCTGGATGTCTTCGATGCATTGGCGTGATGGACGAACAATCCAGAACTGTGGGAGCGGAGCAGATCGCCCAGATGTCTGGTGGTGTTCTTGCCTCAGGCATCTGTGCTCCGTGGCATTGCGGGCGCTTGGCACGCTTGCATTGATCTCTCCACCTGTGGAAGCAGGGCCAA from Podospora pseudoanserina strain CBS 124.78 chromosome 1, whole genome shotgun sequence includes:
- a CDS encoding hypothetical protein (EggNog:ENOG503NZET; COG:U) is translated as MATSVASDKPVEALGPGEVADPFVISPSGPTHLRHSNFDGHLLALAPGASAEQTKRAIEAHLRDTERRMEEAGKLGTALVQQQKELTEKLREVERLQSEAELDPDLRQRLLDIEKDYSEVARDSARALLPKQRVPSSDSQGSPYAAEGKAGRRSVSPSKFETLATPSPTKFSVPNRKLRNQPASRIHDIEFAAEISTSLIAQVRNLQALLSEREEELKESKADRARLELEAEGFQQHIKSLDESESRYKDENWNLETQIHEFMASQKEAAEREKKLTQALAALQSEKNATQRELEEVKDSMAKQEEKHSAAIRNLEIELGTSRRSAVSFESERLTLQKRVDELTSQNQELAKAFSAQRGRMLERESTRGVSDEDRNSGSDRNTGPEQSPPPSPLKMTPRHSGLETETLKTSLGHAQRTIQTLRTNIHREKTEKLELKRMLQDARDEVEKLRSDPHPAPKKNRKLDAREAKKPNFKVTQLGGHRPSRIEVVEDPDWDDVSEAPSPRTNPFRGSSSRIPNLNIGTIQESSSDHFETAHEGGFDTATEASEAFETAHERGTETTETEDFETGLENITTDESEDTATETESGPRPARGAESIRRPPPLPASQDSYSFDSTASTSSDEEYGYVDVRSPSANPAQRMRTRMNRGSMSQRQRQLSEDPSTAQSSPLGAPVHRGSITATPQQSLFAELNNMDNSDEDSYGGTPARSLRSMTPATPASVIRGHLSPAPDVPRMPIKRVTMVDSGMMTEPVDVRDLVESGVLSDGEGSISAPPSVIHMERSRPRTMESVIARQRSMESVIGPKRSMESVVRPKRSMQSVIGPHTSVESVIGPRKSSQWLGSELNQGRPASVMSYSDVSVQHDSDAEDRPAQFPSPSTSPRQRALLPTPVVVPPQTLSLSSIQSEDIAPVIEPELLPTPPSLSLSTILTQHTEPVREPEVPPPKLTFAPVLSQNVEPVAPVPPVLSVPATASLDIEPVSEPEVVPAPLSLSAVLGEQIEPIAEPEPTPAVLSLSSVHAFHDVEPVPEPEPVPAPLSFSAVLSTAVEPIAEVVPTPAALSISSVHAYHDFEPIEAPEPEPVPLSMSTICAEEVEPTAPPSPILLSFASIVAEDVEPVEQPFDLPAPAVVPVVAARSVETKLEAPASPPLSFSSIKSEAVEPRQEPEPAAPALGLAPIQSQDVEPREVPLPALSISTLKTWDVEPQEPPAPALSLSSVQACAVEPVEAVRPPLSLSAVAALDVEPRETPLPVLSFSSVRQTLDVEPREEPVVPPPALSLASIQSQTVEPLEAPEVPAPLLSISAISSQVVVDPVEPEEPKSILPPLTISAIQSLQTEPSEGRSPKRNAFIIPRGTDGEEQDAQASEEQPAQKQPVLTADQGVQTTLTSEAIDQLLLANSQQSLPPDDLERSSSHLSMGTPSTVRINRARQGSFDSTLRSKGKAATDIVTEPIDAVLLRRPGSSASIRSSAEDIVPPLPANHKEAIEAARTNSSGGGQETINSMPPPLFPASAMRPRTPTHRRPLSPAGAAGNGGRATPTPRAHKNGSIREMPEVHSPSRMTARSRKSSISSFASEVDTRFNIHPEGGYDTSGLGPNTDPRMIQAITQTMIGEYLWKYTRKAGRGEMSENRHRRYFWVHPYTRTLYWSDRDPSSAGRHELRAKSVPIEAVRVVADDNPMPPGLHRKSLVIVSPGRTIKFTCTTGQRHETWFNALSYLLLRTSNDGQSDAEEMAGHITSADVDEFNPSYGKRMPHGTRGAPSLSSYNSRTVRESPTMDHYLNVPTLTPSRSKISQQQQQQQQQQQPPQAARSSGTLSRISGYWKESKVLGGTFGSLRSRSVSGRDTAQSMYESSEVQDSAEDLRQIIEQQDREADRLENVRACCDGKHDVGTLTSSSKRGRNSRQGFHSHTGPSSTPTPVGTVRSRA